AGCATGTGTTTCGCAAGAGAGGCAACAGAAAAGGGCTCTTGAAGGAGGTTGAGGATAATGGAGATCGAACAGTTCAAACCGAGAGACCTAGTGGTGTTAATGAAGAAAATGTTGCAGACCAACCCTTAATCCGTGACCCAAGGAAAGGCAAGGCTCCTTGTTCAGATGATGGTCATGGAAGCAAAAGGCCAAAGAATGTGGGCGATGATGCAAGGCAGGCTAACAAGGATAAACTGATAATAGGTGGTAATGATAAACAAGCCAGAGATAAAGATGttggcaaaagaaagaaaatggagaaaagaaagaaaagaaaatatcgTAAGAAGAGTAGCAGGTCTGCAGAGAAACAGCCACGCCTGGTTTGGACGCCTGAGCTgcatgaaattttcttgaatGCAATTGCTGCATTGGGTGAACGCGGTAATAATTCTCTCCCAAACTTCTCATTCAATTGCTATCAGCATCATGTTCTTTTACCCTTATATTACCTGCATTCATACACCAAAATATTAGATAGTTGCTCTCATGCATTCATGAACATGAACATAGTTATTGAAAAATTCAAAGCACATGAATTCACATGCTTATGAATTTTTAGACAATTACATGGACTTTCTCTTTTGAATTTAGAACATTTGCGattattctttttttggttACCTTTCCTAATTCAGATGCTCATCCGACGGCAATACAGAAGGAGATGGACATTCCAGAATTGTCACATCGCCACATTGCCAGTCATTTACAGGTAAAATAATCTTTGGTCAGCTAGTGAAAGTGCTAGCATTTTTGCTTGACTCAGTtattgtttctttcttttttttaattaatgaGTTGAATAATTAAGTGTTGCTGTAAAAGctagaaaagaattttttttttttttttttggtttttggctTAATTACAATTAGATTGGTTGATATCATCATTGATTCATTACCATTCATGCAATCGTCTTAGAGGCTGTCTAAATTTGTTAGGAATGTAAGAGTCTTGCCCATTTTTAACTTGCTAGCTAGCTATTCTTGCTGTTCATAATTCTGAAGTTCCACATttattatttcttggttttgaatTTCTATATAGTAATCCTTTCACCCATATCGTtcacttttataatttttttctactattttctttttttgtccaGAAACACAGGAAGCATATAAATAAAGCAAGAGAAGTATTGGTTAGAAATCCACCTATTTTTGAACCCAACGTGAGTAGATATCCATCCCTGAGTGAGAGAAAAAAACCATCTTTCTTTGAATCCAATATGACTAGATATCTAACCCCTCAACCTACAACCATGAGGACGAGAAAAGTACCTAGTATTTTCGACACCCTGATGGGAACAAATCCAACTGAACATAGTCAAAGCCCCTATACTCCTAGTTTTGCTCCTTCTCAATTTACACACCCAAAAACTTACCTTAGTGAGGGCACAGCTTATAACCAAATGGACGCACTCAATCAGCTGCTTGCTAATCCCAGTAACAACCCGCCAATGACCAGCAATCATCAAAATTCATATgcaaattttggaaatcaaGAATCTTCCCAATTGAACCATGTTCAGTACTCAGCTGATCAGGGCAAAGGAAAACAAGTTTTGTCTTCCTTTGGAGGATATAATGACAATCATGTTGCTCCAGCTGATGATTTATGCAAGACCAACGTGGATGCTCTGATTGAAGCAATTAAAAAGGAATTGGCAGATGCTCTTGGAGCTGATGCCAATTTGCGTCAAGATATGAAGTTCTTGGCCAGGTACAATAATGTTGTTCCTCAACAAAGCTCACACCAAACACCATCCGAGGTGTTTTCTGCAGCTTGTAAAGACTTATTGGCACCAGCAGAGACAGATTTCGACATTGGGGAACAGATGACTTACACTTATAAAGATCTTGCAATGATTTTGAATGACTTGAATGCTGGTAGTGAAGGCATTTCAGGATCAAGCTCAGACCAAGAACCGCCCATGGAGTTTTCTACAGCTTGTGAAGACTTGGCACCAGCAGAGACAGATTTCGACATTGGGGAACAGATGACTTACCGTTTTGAAGATGTTGCAATGATTTTGGATGACTCGAGTGTTGGTAATGGAGACAAAACAGGATCAAGCTCAGAGTCCCCAGACCCGCCATTGCCAGACAATGTTGCTGATGACGATCATG
This portion of the Coffea eugenioides isolate CCC68of chromosome 11, Ceug_1.0, whole genome shotgun sequence genome encodes:
- the LOC113752568 gene encoding two-component response regulator ORR24-like — protein: MDVSSPGGGLIPKAAKGLQILLVDDDTDCLANMSSVLREHSYEVTTTKWAIIALSLIRQRRSFFDLVITEMDMPGFGGFTMLNQILLIKKDIPVILMSSNRDADMAKKALDEGACFFFFKPVHTPDLITVWQHVFRKRGNRKGLLKEVEDNGDRTVQTERPSGVNEENVADQPLIRDPRKGKAPCSDDGHGSKRPKNVGDDARQANKDKLIIGGNDKQARDKDVGKRKKMEKRKKRKYRKKSSRSAEKQPRLVWTPELHEIFLNAIAALGERDAHPTAIQKEMDIPELSHRHIASHLQKHRKHINKAREVLVRNPPIFEPNVSRYPSLSERKKPSFFESNMTRYLTPQPTTMRTRKVPSIFDTLMGTNPTEHSQSPYTPSFAPSQFTHPKTYLSEGTAYNQMDALNQLLANPSNNPPMTSNHQNSYANFGNQESSQLNHVQYSADQGKGKQVLSSFGGYNDNHVAPADDLCKTNVDALIEAIKKELADALGADANLRQDMKFLARYNNVVPQQSSHQTPSEVFSAACKDLLAPAETDFDIGEQMTYTYKDLAMILNDLNAGSEGISGSSSDQEPPMEFSTACEDLAPAETDFDIGEQMTYRFEDVAMILDDSSVGNGDKTGSSSESPDPPLPDNVADDDHDFTERLNIEDFSELFEIFPDIQDGAP